GGCTTTTCAACAACATCAAGTCGCGGGTCATGGTTCGAGTGCCAACTTCGAGCGATTTTTCACTGCCCAAGTGCTGTGGGATGAAACAATGGCAGATGCGATCGCGCAGTTTCTAAAAACCCATCCAGATTATCAAATCGTCGTGCTGGCTGGACAAGCTCATATAGTCTACGGCTATGGAATTCCCAGCCGTGTTGCTCGACGCTTGGGCAATAAAATAGTCCAACGCTCGATTTTACTCAATCCTACGGTAGAAGAGCCTGCACAAACTGATAAAGCGATCGCGGATTACTTTTGGGTAACAGTACCAGACAAGTGACTGAGCAATAAGTTATAAACGAATAAATTAAAGCTCTCTCTATGGATAGATTCTTAATCACAGCCATTCTAATAGCGATTCCTACATTTATTTACATCCGCATCGTGATTAGCATCGATCGGTTTGAGAAAGAACCGACACGCTATCTGATTGCGGCATTTTTGTGGGGGGCGCTGCCAGCAGTGGTGGGTGGCATCATTGTGCAATTAATTCTAAACGTACCCATCCAACTGATATTTGGTGCAGAAAGTCTTGGGGGTCAATTCATCACCACGGCTGTCAATGCACCCGTCACCGAAGAAATCCTCAAAGGCGCTGCTGTAGCAATTATTTACCTGTGGTATCGCAGAGAATTTGATGGCTGGGTAGATGGGATTGTCTATGGGGCGATGGCGGGTTTCGGATTTGCCTATGTAGAAAATATCCTGTACTTGCTGGGCACAAAGACATGGGAAGAATGGGGACAGCTGCTGCTGCTACGTGTCATAGTCTTGGGCTTCATGCACGGCTTTTGGACAGCTCTCACCGGCATCGGGTTTGGTTTGGCACGCCATCGGCATAACTTGTTTACGAAAATACTGCTAATCTCTGGCGGGTTGATTGCGGCGATGAGTGCCCATTTAATCCACAATGGCGCACTGATTTTAGCAAAAGCCAGCGGTGGTGCGACCCTAGCGATCGCTTTGTGGAATTACGGGTTCCTGGCAGCTTTAATGATTGTTTTAGGGTTTGTCGCTGCCGATCGCGATCGCAAAATGCTTAAAACATACCTTAGCGACGAAGTTCCAACTGTAATTTCATCTGCTGACTACGAAGCACTCTGTAACAGGCGTTCCAACACCCTCGCGCGGTTGCGCGTAGCACCCAAACAACAACGCGCTTTCATTCAAACCGCAGCCGAGTTGGCTCAAAAGAAATTTCAATTATTTGAAATGGGCGAAGAAAGCGGTAACAGTACCGAAATCGCCCTACTCCGCAAACAATTAAAACAATTCAGAAATTAACGCCCTGTGCAACTTTTTCTTAGTTCTCAATTTATCTAGGATTGGGAGCTAAGAAATGTTTTAGATATCAATCAACGCTGCATTAGCAAAAACGGTCTCCAGAGACTTATGGGTAGCAGGCATTTCTACACTTGATATTGTTAATTTTCTTTGCTTGCTGGGTATTTTTTATCAGCTTTGCTCTGAATTTATAATAGAAAATTCCTGCGCCTTCTCACTAGGAACCAAAGTCCAGCCTGTCCGGATTAACTTTTGGTAAGTTGCCCAACCCCTAGAAATTCCTGGTTCGCGGTAGTCGGGTACAGCGTATTGCGGAAAGGCTGTGTAAGGTCGCCAGGGTTCATTGGGTTGATTTTGCAAATACAAAATCTTCTCATCATCCGTCGCAGACTTAGGCAACCAGGACATTTGTTTAGGCATCAGAAAACTCCTTTCTCAAAAAAAGGGGTGAACCCTTGAGCAGATTTTCTTGGGGTAAATGCTTGGAGGAAGCTTCCTTTAACATCCTTTAACAATAGCTGTCTATACAGCTCAACTAAGAGTTGCTAAGACGGCTCAAAGTCGCTCGACTTGATTTGACCGGAAAATCTCTTAGGATGAACTGCTGCTCCAAGGAAAGTTGGATTTATTAATCGTTTACAATAACATACCTCTAAAGAACTCACAAAATTTTTGCTCCAATCAAGCTCGCGCAATGTAGTTATAAAACTTATCACTTTTTTCTTGACAATTTATGCAAAATAGCTAATAGGAACTGGTAACTTAGCCTAGTTGTATATAGCGCCAATTGTGGAATAAGTTGTCTAGTAGCATTCATTCTTAACTCAACATCAATGCGATCGCTTTGACACCGAACCGATTGAGACGAATTCTTCACGCCACTCACCCAAAGTCTTTGACCTATGGCTATAATTACTTTTGCTCAAAGGTCGTTGCCAGTCGCTTTTTTTGGGGAAACATTGTCTCGGTAACACAGTTGAGTCTTAGCCAATCGGGTGAATTCCCTTTGACTTAGCTCTCGCATCAGCAAATGCGGCAATGCACTTAATCGGTGTAAATATATAACAAGCAAGATGTATTCAGTAAAATATGAAACATAAAATTGATATGAAGTTATGAAAAAACCGCGTAGATGATTGCCAAATTCGCAAAAACGGGAACGTGTAACCCTTCTGAAACTCTATAGGATCTATATAGGCTCTAATAAATCTAGGCACAAAACCATGCCTGGGGAATCGGACAAAATGCCCGACTGATGCTGGTCTGTCGGTAGTAAGTCCTTGTTCAAGGAGAAAGTTATAGCATATCAAAGTAGGCAAATGTCTTTTAGGCAAAAGGAGATTGCGATCGCACAACCTATGTCGGTATACGCGGCATCCCCTGCCTTGAAGATGGAAGAAGCGGGAAAATGGTGAGCGTAGCTTCTTAAAGGTCTTCTACAGTCCAGAAAACTTATGAGCGATCGCATTCGTAACTGAAGAAGATAGAAGAAGCTAATCGTAGCACTGTACTTTGCAACGCGGCTAGTTATGATGAGCAGATTAAAACGCAGAATGTCTAGAGAGTTTGATATGCGGCTTAAAGCACAAACTCTAAAGCTTCTCAAAGCCAAAGAAGCGTTGCAAGCTGCATTAACCCGGTGTCAGCAAACAGAGGCGAAGTTGCACGAAGCTGATGAAGAGTTGGAAAAGCGGGTAAGAAACCGGACTGCGGAACTGGCGCAAGCTAACGAACAATTGCAACATGAAATCAATCAGCGCCAACAAACTGAGGCACTGCTGCGCCAAAACGAACAGATGTATCGGCGAGTTCTGGATGCGACGGGTGAAGGCATTTGGATAATCGATGCTGAGGGAAAAACGACATACGTTAACCAGCAAACCGCCGAAATGCTCGGCTATTCAAGTGAGGAAATTTTGGGTCGTCCTGCATTTGATTTCCTCTTTGAGGAAGACCTTGCTGAAGCACACTCGTATTACCAGCGGATGCAGCAGGGAAGCCAAGAACAGCACGAGTGGCGTTGGCGTTGCAAAAATAATCGAGAGATGTGGGTAGCCGCTAGAACCCATCTAATCTTTAGCGAAAACGGTCAATTTCAGGGTTTTATCAGCATATTTACTGATATAAGTAACCGTAGGCAAGCGCAAGAGGCACACAGAGAAAGCGACAGGTTCTTCCAGGCAACATTTAACCAAGCTGCTGTTGGCATCGCTCACGTCAGCATCGACGGGCAGTGGTTACTGGTTAATCAAAAACTCTGCGATATTGTGGGTTACACGCCAGAGGAACTGCGACAGCGCACTTTTCAGGATATTACTCACCCCGATGATTTAAGTGCGGATCTAGAACACGTCCGCCAAATGTTGGCGTCAGAGATTCAGACCTATTCCATCAAGAAGCGCTCCATCCGCAAAGATGGTTCTCAAGTTTGGATTAATTTGACTGTATCGCTGGTACGGGAACCAACGGGTGAGCCGAAGTATTTCATTTCGGTTATTGAAAATATTGACGAACGTAAGCAAGCTGAACAGGCATTAGAAAAATCTTTGAAGGAATTATCAGACATCAAGTTTGCTTTAGATCAAGCAGCGATCGCGGTAGCAACTGACGAGAAGGGAACGATTAACTATGTTAATGATAAATTTTGTCAAATTTCTAAATATGCCAGAGAAGAATTGATTGGACAAAGTCATCGTTTGATCAATTCTGGATTCCATGCAAAAGAATTCTTTCAAAATCTTTGGGCAACGATTTCTGACGGAAAAATTTGGCAAGGGGAAATTAAAAATAGAGCGAAGGATGGCACTTGTTACTGGGTCGATACTACGATTGTGCCGTTTCTAAATGACCAAGGAAAACCGTTCCAATATTTAGCAATTCGATTCGATATCACGAAACGCAAGCAAGCAGAAGAGGCACTGCAACAAAGTGAGGAGCGATTGAGACTAGCTCTGGAAGCTGCACAAATGGGCATTTGGGACTGGAACATCCTCACGAATCAAGTGGCCTGGACTGACAACAATGAAAAGCTATTTGGTTTGACTCCTGGTAGCTTTGAGAAAACCTATGAAGCCTTCCTCGGATACATTCATCTGGAAGACCGCGAATCCGTACAGCAAGCAGCAATTCGTGCCTTGGAAGAAAATCAGGGCTACGAACAGGAATTTCGCATTGTCTGGCCTGATGGCAGCATTCGTTGGATGATGACAAAAAGCCAGTTGCTGTGCAACGAAACAGGCACAGCGGTGCGGATGATTGGCACTACTCTGGATATCACCAAACAGAAGCTCGCACAATTCGCTTTAACGCAGCAGACTGAACGACAGCGATTGGTAGCAGCGATCGCTCAACGCATTCGCCAATCTTTAGACTTAGACGAGATTCTCAGTACGACCGTCACTGAAGTCCGAGAATTGCTCCTGACCGACCGGGTAATCGTTTACCGTTTCCAGCCAGACTGGAGTGGATTCGTGATGATGGAATCGGTCGGTTCTGGGTGTAAGTCTCTCCAGGGAAGCACCATCTCAAAACCACTAGGAGACATTTATGTCCAGCGCCACCAACAAGGGGAAATCACCGGGATAGAAGATATTCATACCGCAGATTTAGATAAATATCATTTTGACCTACTGGCTGAGATTCAAGTCAGAGCGACTTTGATAGTCCCGATTTTGCAAAGAGGCAGGGACGAAATCTTCACCGTCGCGGAAAATACGGGAGCGAATGCGGTGTTTTGCACCACTTCCCCCACGCCTATACTGTGGGGGTTGCTTTGTGTCCATGAGTGTTCGCAACCCCGACAGTGGCAGCAATTAGAAATTGACTTACTGACTTCATTGGCGAATCAGTTAGCGATCGCCATTGAGCAAGCGGCACTGTTTAAGCAGGTGCAACAGATGAACTCCAATCTGGAACGCCAAGTGCAAAAACGTACCACCCAGTTGCAAAAAGCACTCGGCTTTGATGCGGTGCTGAAACGCATCACAGACAAAGTCCGCGATAGTCTGGACGAAAGCCAAATTTTGCAAGCAGCGGTTAGGGAGTTGGCACTCTCTTTCAACATGAGCAGCTGCCATGCTTCGCTCTACAACTTGGAACAAGAAACTGCCACGATTTGCTACGAATACGCCGCCTCAATGCCTTCCTCGAAGGGTCGCGTCTTGCAAATGGCTTCTTTTCCGGAAATTTATCGACCCCTCCGGCAAGGGAAGCATTTTCAATTGTGTTCCTTCTCTGGCAACTCTATCCACGGTCAGGCATCGATGTTAGCTTGTCCGATGTTCGACGATCAAGGAGTCCTGGGGGATTTGTGGTTATTCCATCACCCAGATTATACCTTTAACAATCTGGAGATTCGGCTGGTCAAACAGGTAGCCAATCAATGCGCGATCGCCATTCGTCAAGCCCGACTTTATCAAACATCCCTTGCCCAAGTGCAGGAACTGGAGAAACTCAATCAACTCAAAGATGACTTCCTCAGCACGGTTTCCCACGAATTGCGGACTCCTATCGCCAATATGAAAATGGCGATCCAAATGCTCAAGGTTTCTCCGACAGGCGATCGCTCTCAGCGCTATCTACAAATATTGCAAACAGAGTGCAACCGAGAAACTGAGCTAATCAATGACCTTCTAGACTTGCAACGGCTAGCAGCTGCGTCTTATCCCAGCTTTCTTGCCACGGCAATCGATCTACCAGAGTGGTTGCCGAATATTATTGAATCCTTTCGCTCCCGCATACAGGAACGCGAACAAATCTTACAGGTTGATATTCCCTCAAACTTGCCCACCCTAGTCTCGGAATTAGCCAGTGTGGAGCGAATTTTGACAGAGTTGCTCAATAATGCGTGCAAGTATACCCCACCAGGAGAACGCATTACAGTAACAGTCCGTGCCGCTTCGGCAATGATGCAAATCAAGGTGAGCAACTCTGGGGTCGAGATTCCGCCTGATGAGCTACCCCGCATTTTTGACAAGTTCTACCGCATTCCCCGTGCCGATCGCTGGAAGCAGGGCGGAACTGGTTTAGGATTAGCGCTGGTGCAGAAACTCACCCAACATTTAGGCGGCATTCTTCGAGTC
This genomic window from Coleofasciculus sp. FACHB-T130 contains:
- a CDS encoding PrsW family intramembrane metalloprotease — protein: MDRFLITAILIAIPTFIYIRIVISIDRFEKEPTRYLIAAFLWGALPAVVGGIIVQLILNVPIQLIFGAESLGGQFITTAVNAPVTEEILKGAAVAIIYLWYRREFDGWVDGIVYGAMAGFGFAYVENILYLLGTKTWEEWGQLLLLRVIVLGFMHGFWTALTGIGFGLARHRHNLFTKILLISGGLIAAMSAHLIHNGALILAKASGGATLAIALWNYGFLAALMIVLGFVAADRDRKMLKTYLSDEVPTVISSADYEALCNRRSNTLARLRVAPKQQRAFIQTAAELAQKKFQLFEMGEESGNSTEIALLRKQLKQFRN
- a CDS encoding PAS domain S-box protein; translation: MSREFDMRLKAQTLKLLKAKEALQAALTRCQQTEAKLHEADEELEKRVRNRTAELAQANEQLQHEINQRQQTEALLRQNEQMYRRVLDATGEGIWIIDAEGKTTYVNQQTAEMLGYSSEEILGRPAFDFLFEEDLAEAHSYYQRMQQGSQEQHEWRWRCKNNREMWVAARTHLIFSENGQFQGFISIFTDISNRRQAQEAHRESDRFFQATFNQAAVGIAHVSIDGQWLLVNQKLCDIVGYTPEELRQRTFQDITHPDDLSADLEHVRQMLASEIQTYSIKKRSIRKDGSQVWINLTVSLVREPTGEPKYFISVIENIDERKQAEQALEKSLKELSDIKFALDQAAIAVATDEKGTINYVNDKFCQISKYAREELIGQSHRLINSGFHAKEFFQNLWATISDGKIWQGEIKNRAKDGTCYWVDTTIVPFLNDQGKPFQYLAIRFDITKRKQAEEALQQSEERLRLALEAAQMGIWDWNILTNQVAWTDNNEKLFGLTPGSFEKTYEAFLGYIHLEDRESVQQAAIRALEENQGYEQEFRIVWPDGSIRWMMTKSQLLCNETGTAVRMIGTTLDITKQKLAQFALTQQTERQRLVAAIAQRIRQSLDLDEILSTTVTEVRELLLTDRVIVYRFQPDWSGFVMMESVGSGCKSLQGSTISKPLGDIYVQRHQQGEITGIEDIHTADLDKYHFDLLAEIQVRATLIVPILQRGRDEIFTVAENTGANAVFCTTSPTPILWGLLCVHECSQPRQWQQLEIDLLTSLANQLAIAIEQAALFKQVQQMNSNLERQVQKRTTQLQKALGFDAVLKRITDKVRDSLDESQILQAAVRELALSFNMSSCHASLYNLEQETATICYEYAASMPSSKGRVLQMASFPEIYRPLRQGKHFQLCSFSGNSIHGQASMLACPMFDDQGVLGDLWLFHHPDYTFNNLEIRLVKQVANQCAIAIRQARLYQTSLAQVQELEKLNQLKDDFLSTVSHELRTPIANMKMAIQMLKVSPTGDRSQRYLQILQTECNRETELINDLLDLQRLAAASYPSFLATAIDLPEWLPNIIESFRSRIQEREQILQVDIPSNLPTLVSELASVERILTELLNNACKYTPPGERITVTVRAASAMMQIKVSNSGVEIPPDELPRIFDKFYRIPRADRWKQGGTGLGLALVQKLTQHLGGILRVRSVSEEITFTLELPLTHPMSGNG